One Alkaliphilus sp. B6464 genomic window carries:
- the rpmE gene encoding 50S ribosomal protein L31 — MKKDIHPEYQEVDVHCACGNTFKTGSTKQELRVEICSQCHPFFTGKQKNIEKGGRVEKFKKKFGM, encoded by the coding sequence ATGAAAAAGGATATCCATCCAGAGTATCAAGAAGTAGATGTACATTGTGCTTGTGGAAATACTTTTAAAACAGGTTCAACTAAACAAGAGCTTAGAGTAGAAATTTGTTCACAATGCCACCCATTCTTCACAGGTAAACAGAAGAATATCGAAAAAGGTGGACGTGTTGAGAAATTCAAAAAGAAATTTGGTATGTAA
- the rho gene encoding transcription termination factor Rho: MKLSDLKEMAKNLGIKNLSKYRKDELIQLIEDQQKQVNIEEKPMLTNLDENSNESNLQGEPKLQERRIKGLPNHLTDEIPPGEEVNIAAGILEIHTDGYGFLRRENFLSSDSDIYISPSQIRRFNMRTGDKITGITRPPKSGEKFKALLYVKSINGLSPESATRRPNFEDLTPIYPNERINLEINSQGLSTRLIDLIAPIGKGQRGLIVAPPKAGKTVLLQTIANSIAKNYPDVEIIVLLIDERPEEVTDMQRSIQAEVAYSTFDELPSHHIKVAEMVLNRAQRLVEHGKDVVVLLDSITRLARAYNLTIPPTGRTLSGGLDPGALHKPKRFFGAARNIEEGGSLTIIATALVETGSRMDDVIFEEFKGTGNMELHLDRKLSEKRIFPAVDINKSGTRREELLLTQAELETIWSIRRAMGNSPVQDVTEKVISSLIETKDNKQFIEMLKKRI; the protein is encoded by the coding sequence ATGAAATTATCGGACTTGAAAGAAATGGCAAAAAATTTAGGAATCAAAAACCTATCGAAATATAGAAAAGATGAATTAATTCAATTAATAGAAGACCAGCAGAAACAAGTGAATATAGAAGAAAAGCCTATGTTGACAAATTTAGATGAAAATTCTAATGAAAGTAATCTACAAGGTGAACCTAAACTACAGGAAAGACGGATAAAGGGTTTGCCTAACCATTTGACCGATGAAATTCCACCGGGAGAAGAAGTTAATATAGCAGCAGGAATATTGGAAATTCATACAGATGGGTATGGATTTTTACGAAGAGAAAACTTTTTATCTAGCGATAGTGATATTTACATATCTCCTTCCCAAATTAGAAGATTTAACATGCGAACTGGTGACAAGATTACAGGTATTACAAGACCGCCAAAGAGTGGTGAAAAATTTAAAGCTCTTCTTTATGTAAAAAGTATTAATGGACTTAGCCCAGAGTCTGCTACAAGAAGACCTAATTTCGAAGATCTTACCCCTATTTATCCTAATGAAAGAATCAATCTAGAAATAAATTCACAGGGCTTATCTACCAGATTAATCGACCTTATTGCACCTATTGGTAAAGGACAAAGAGGTTTAATTGTTGCTCCTCCTAAGGCAGGGAAAACAGTTTTATTACAGACTATAGCCAATAGTATAGCTAAAAACTATCCTGATGTTGAAATTATTGTACTTCTTATAGATGAGCGTCCTGAGGAAGTAACTGATATGCAGCGTTCGATTCAGGCGGAGGTAGCCTATTCCACCTTCGATGAATTGCCAAGCCATCACATTAAAGTAGCAGAAATGGTATTAAACCGTGCTCAAAGATTAGTAGAGCATGGTAAGGATGTAGTAGTTTTATTAGATAGCATTACTCGACTTGCTAGGGCATACAATTTAACTATTCCACCTACTGGTAGAACTCTTTCAGGGGGATTAGACCCAGGGGCTCTTCATAAACCTAAGCGTTTCTTCGGTGCTGCGAGAAATATTGAAGAGGGCGGAAGTCTTACAATTATTGCAACAGCGCTGGTTGAGACAGGCAGTAGAATGGATGATGTTATATTTGAGGAATTTAAGGGTACAGGTAATATGGAGCTTCATTTAGATCGTAAGCTGTCTGAAAAGAGAATTTTCCCGGCGGTAGATATCAACAAATCTGGTACAAGAAGGGAAGAGTTACTATTAACTCAGGCTGAGCTTGAAACTATTTGGAGTATTAGAAGGGCTATGGGAAATAGTCCGGTACAGGATGTTACGGAGAAGGTTATTAGTTCTCTTATTGAAACAAAAGATAATAAGCAGTTCATTGAAATGTTGAAAAAGCGAATATAG